Proteins from a single region of Lampris incognitus isolate fLamInc1 chromosome 16, fLamInc1.hap2, whole genome shotgun sequence:
- the slc66a3 gene encoding solute carrier family 66 member 3, producing the protein MPSDLPVHVANFSTLLVCMVLKFPQIFVLVRAKSTAGLSLNSLLLELTGFIVFVTYQMYYNYPPPTYLEYPILIAQDGVLLLLILYYNGNLRRSLVYALVFVGGWQLLTVQKWIIDLAMSLCTFISAASKFAQLQSLWKSKDSGQVSALSWAMAAYTCIARIYTTTVTTGDMQVLVRFIVMTLLNLWVLATVLHYRRDGSSKKKI; encoded by the exons ATGCCGTCCGACCTGCCGGTGCACGTCGCCAACTTCAGCACGCTGCTGGTGTGCATGGTGCTGAAATTCCCGCAGATCTTCGTGCTGGTGCGGGCGAAATCCACGGCGGGGCTCAGCCTGAACAGCCTGCTGCTGGAGCTCACCGG GTTCATCGTTTTTGTCACGTACCAGATGTACTACAATTACCCACCTCCGACATACCTCGAATACCCGATCCTCATCGCTCAAG ATGGCgtccttctgcttttgattctctacTACAATGGAAACCTGCGGCGCAGCCTCGTCTACGCCTTGGT ATTTGTTGGGGGCTGGCAGCTCCTCACTGTTCAGAAATGGATCATAGACTTGGCCATG AGCCTCTGCACATTTATCAGTGCTGCCAGTAAGTTTGCTCAGCTGCAGTCCCTGTGGAAATCCAAAGACTCTGGGCAGGTGAGCGCCCTCTCCTGGGCCATGGCCGCCTACACCTGTATAG CACGGATTTACACAACTACTGTGACAACTGGAGACATGCAGG TTCTGGTCCGCTTCATTGTCATGACCTTGCTGAACCTGTGGGTGCTGGCTACCGTGCTCCACTACCGAAGAGACGGCAGCTCCAAGAAAAAGATTTAA
- the c16h2orf50 gene encoding uncharacterized protein C2orf50 homolog encodes MELTRARRVSSAGYRLPERPGPAPQRAASAQDVPEKTRNGRREDGPRRHADSSDAVKRDQLWRDFVRTEMRGVREWEKNWGFLKQYDQMGQLKPETPLPSPVLLFSDCLPKTTNQTFGSRVSTPLGRELMRMDRLLLSNPSHHKCKKDPETLPC; translated from the exons ATGGAACTTACCCGAGCGAGACGCGTGTCGTCGGCGGGCTACCGGCTGCCGGAGCGGCCGGGGCCCGCGCCGCAGCGCGCGGCCTCGGCGCAAGACGTGCCGGAAAAGACGCGCAACGGCAGAAGAGAGGACGGTCCGCGCCGACACGCGGACAGCAGCGATGCTGTCAAACGGGATCAGCTGTGGCGAGACTTTGTCCGAACCGAGATGAGAGGAGTCAGGGAATG GGAGAAGAACTGGGGGTTTCTGAAACAGTATGATCAGATG GGACAGCTGAAGCCGGAGACACCGTTACCCAGCCCCGTGCTGCTCTTCTCCGACTGCCTCCCCAAAACCACCAACCAGACGTTTGGAAGCCGAGTGTCCACGCCGCTTGGCAGGGAGCTGATGAGGATGGACAGGCTGCTACTTTCTAATCCGAGCCATCATAAGTGCAAAAAAGACCCAGAGACGCTGCCCTGCTAG